Proteins encoded together in one Cetobacterium somerae ATCC BAA-474 window:
- a CDS encoding DUF448 domain-containing protein: MLNHTPERTCVVCREKKNKSELFRIAKISESNYSFDEKQKLQARAIYVCKTHECIKRISKNKKYSLKIEDLLTMVNLLKKQSKDYLNILKAMKNSEHLTFGINMVMEDIQHIHFLIIAEDISEKNDKKIIAKAKEFNIPYAHFGDKAQLGDIFNKDEINVIAIKNKKVARGLID, encoded by the coding sequence ATGCTTAATCATACACCTGAAAGAACTTGTGTAGTTTGTAGAGAAAAGAAGAATAAAAGCGAACTTTTTAGGATCGCAAAAATTAGTGAAAGCAACTATTCATTTGATGAAAAGCAAAAACTTCAAGCTAGAGCAATCTATGTTTGTAAAACTCATGAATGTATTAAAAGAATTTCAAAAAACAAAAAATATAGCCTAAAAATAGAAGATTTACTTACTATGGTAAATCTTCTTAAGAAACAATCTAAAGATTACTTAAATATTTTAAAGGCAATGAAAAACTCTGAACATCTAACTTTCGGTATCAATATGGTTATGGAAGATATTCAACATATCCATTTCCTAATAATCGCTGAGGATATTAGTGAAAAAAATGATAAAAAAATAATTGCAAAAGCTAAGGAATTTAATATTCCTTATGCTCACTTTGGGGATAAAGCACAACTTGGTGATATATTTAATAAAGATGAAATCAACGTGATTGCTATAAAAAATAAAAAAGTTGCAAGGGGATTGATAGATTAG